Below is a genomic region from Acuticoccus sp. I52.16.1.
GCGCGCCAAGACGCCGAGCGTCCCGTCCGATCCGTCCGAAGCGTTCCTCAACGGCATCCGCCTGGCGCTCGCCGACGCGGGGCGCGAGGCGTCGGCGCTGACGCAGGTGCTGCACGGCACCACCGTCGCCACCAACATGATCCTCGAAAACAAGGGCGCCAAGACCGCGCTGGTGACGACGCGCGGCTTCCGTCACGTCCTCGCCATCGGCCGGCAGGACATTCCGCGGGCGGCCAACCTCTACACCTGGGTCAAGCCCAAACGCCCCGTGCCGCCTTCGCGCATCGTCGAGGTGGACGAGCGCATTCTCGCCGGCGGCATCGTCGGCACCCCGCTCGACGAGGAGAGTGTCCACGCCGCCGCGCGCGCGCTGGCGAAGATGGACGTCGAGGCGGTGGCGGTGTGCCTGATGCACGCCTTCGCCAACCCCGAGCACGAGCGCCGCACCGCCGAGATCCTCGCCGCCGCGCTGCCGGGCGTCGCCGTCACGACGTCGACCGACGTGCTGCCCGAGGTCCGCGAGTTCGAGCGCTCGCTGACGACGGTGCTCAACGCCGCGGTGATGCCGGGGATCACCACCTATGTCGGCCGGCTGGAGCGGCGGCTGGCGGACGAGGGGATCGCCGCGCCGCTTCTCCTCATGCAGTCCAACGGCGGCGTCGCCGGCGCGGAGGCGATCCGCAAGGCGCCGGCGCTGACCGCGCTCTCGGGCCCGGCGGCCGGTGTCGTCGGCGCGGCGGCGGACGCGGCGGCCTGCGGCATCGCCGATATCATCACGGTCGACATCGGCGGCACCAGCGCGGACATCTGCCTCATCGAAGGCGGGCGCATCGGGCTGACGCAGAAGGGCTCGGTCGGCGCCTGGCCGCTGCCGCTGCCGATGGTCGACATGGTCACGATCGGCGCCGGCGGCGGCTCGCTCGCCAAGGTGGAGCGGGCGACTCTGTCGGTCGGGCCGCAGAGCGCGGGGGCGATGCCCGGTCCCGCCGCCTACGGCCGCGGCGGCACCGCGCCGACGGTGACGGACGCGCACGTCGTCCTCGGCCACCTGCCGGCCCGCCTCCTGGGGGGAAAGATGGCGCTCGACGTCGAGGCCGCGCGCCGGTCCGTCGCCGAGCACGTCGCCGAGCCGCTGGGGCTCGACGTGGCGACGGCCGCGCGCGGCATCCTGGCGATCGCCGACAACCACATGGTCGGCGCGGTCCGCGTCGTCTCGGTCGAGCGGGGGCACGATCCGCGCGACTTCACCCTCGTCCCGTTCGGCGGGGCGGGACCGCTGCACGGCTGCGCGCTCGCCGATCTTCTCGGCATCCGGCGCGTGATGATCCCGGTCGCGCCCGGCGTCCTGTGCGCCGACGGGCTGCTCGCGGCCGACCTCAAGGCCGAGTTCAGCCGCACCTTGCCGAAGGCCGGCCCGGTGGAGGTGGAGGCCGCCGGCGCCATCCTCGCCGCGCTGAGCGCGCGCGCCACCGCCTGGTTCGACGCCGAAGGCGTCGCGGCGGCCGACCGGCGGACCGCCTCCGTCGCGCTCCTGCGCTATCACGGCCAGGGCAACGAACTCGCCGTGCCCTGGGCCGAAACGCGCGCCGACGTGGAAGCCCGCTTCGCCGAGCGGCACGAAGCGCTCTACGGCTTCGCCCTCGACGCGCCGATCGAACTCGTCACCCTGCGGATCGAGGCGATCGGCGTCGCGTCCGAGCCGACGCGCAACCCCCTCCCCGCCGGCAACCGGCCGGAGCCGACCGAGACGGTCGCGGTTCACTTCGCGGACGGGGCACGGGAGGTCCCGGTCTACGACCGGGCGACCTTCGGCGCGGGTACGCGGTTCGATGGCCCCGCCATCGTCAGCCAGTTCGACACCACCACCCTCGTCGCGCCCGGCTGGAGCGGGACGGTCCACCCCTCCGGCGCCATACTCCTGACGAAAGAGCCCGCATGATGTCTGCCACCACCCCCATCGACGGCGTCTTCGCGCACATCGACGCCAATCGGGAGAGCTTCGTCGCGCGGCTGATGGACTATGTGCGCCATCCCTCGATCAGCGCGCAGAATATCGGCATCCGCGAGGTGTCGGCGCTGCTGGTGGAGATGCTGAAGGGCCTCGGCATGGAGGTCGAGGCGGTGCCGACGAAGAACCACCCGATGGTGCTCGGCCGCCGCGGCGCCGATCCGTCGAAGCCGACCGTGCTCCTCTACGGCCACTACGACGTGCAGCCGCCCGAGCCGTACGAGGAATGGCTGAGCCCGCCGTTCGAGCCGACGATCCGCGACGGACGGATCTACGCGCGCGGCGTCGGCGACAACAAGGGCCAGCACCTCGCCCAGCTCCTCGCCATCGAATCGCACCTCGCGGTGACCGGCGAGCTGCCCTGCAACGTGATCGTCCTCCTGGAGGGCGAGGAGGAGATCGGCAGCCCGCACATCGCCGAGTTCGTGGCCGAGCATGCCGCCCGCCTCGACGCCGACCTCGTCGTCACCTCCGACGGACCG
It encodes:
- a CDS encoding hydantoinase/oxoprolinase family protein, with protein sequence MPSSSSALSIAVDIGGTFTDVALVDHATGTKWRAKTPSVPSDPSEAFLNGIRLALADAGREASALTQVLHGTTVATNMILENKGAKTALVTTRGFRHVLAIGRQDIPRAANLYTWVKPKRPVPPSRIVEVDERILAGGIVGTPLDEESVHAAARALAKMDVEAVAVCLMHAFANPEHERRTAEILAAALPGVAVTTSTDVLPEVREFERSLTTVLNAAVMPGITTYVGRLERRLADEGIAAPLLLMQSNGGVAGAEAIRKAPALTALSGPAAGVVGAAADAAACGIADIITVDIGGTSADICLIEGGRIGLTQKGSVGAWPLPLPMVDMVTIGAGGGSLAKVERATLSVGPQSAGAMPGPAAYGRGGTAPTVTDAHVVLGHLPARLLGGKMALDVEAARRSVAEHVAEPLGLDVATAARGILAIADNHMVGAVRVVSVERGHDPRDFTLVPFGGAGPLHGCALADLLGIRRVMIPVAPGVLCADGLLAADLKAEFSRTLPKAGPVEVEAAGAILAALSARATAWFDAEGVAAADRRTASVALLRYHGQGNELAVPWAETRADVEARFAERHEALYGFALDAPIELVTLRIEAIGVASEPTRNPLPAGNRPEPTETVAVHFADGAREVPVYDRATFGAGTRFDGPAIVSQFDTTTLVAPGWSGTVHPSGAILLTKEPA